The Dreissena polymorpha isolate Duluth1 chromosome 2, UMN_Dpol_1.0, whole genome shotgun sequence nucleotide sequence GGACCTCAGGGTCATTTGAGACTGGCACTATAGGGCGCGAATTGATGATAGCTGACACTTCAGCCATCAAGGTCACAAGTACATCATGAGACAAGCTCTTCACTCCAAGTAACATTGCTTCTAAGATCCGACGTGCAACACCTATCATCCGTTCCCAGACCCCTCCCATATGTGAACTATGAGGGCTGTTGAATACCCAGACTGAACCAGACTTCTTAAGATATCCCTTTACACTTTCATCCTCTACATTAATGGCTGTAACTTGAATGTTATCAATGGCCCCAACAAAGTTAGTGCCACGATCCGAGCGATACATTTTGACCTTGCCTCGGACCGAAACAAACCTACGGAGAGCATTTGTAAAGGCTGAAGAAGATAAATCCTCTAAAACCTCAATATGGACAGCCCTTAAAACCAAACACGTGAACAGAACAGCCCATCTCTTGGAAGCTGCATGTCCACCCCTGGTCCGCCTAGCTACCACCTCCCAAGGGCCAAAAACATCAACACCTACATAGCTAAAGGGTGATGCTTCCTCTACCCTATCCTCAGGTAAGTCAGACATTTTCTGACATTCAAAACGTCCTCTTAGTCGTCTACATACTACACATTTCTGAATGACTGATGACACGAGACGTTTACCCCCAGTGATCCAAAGTCCTGCAGATCTGACTGCACCTTCAGTAAATGTTCTACCTTGGTGATGAACCAAATTATGGTGATGTTCTACCAAAAGTCTAGACAGGGCATGTTTACCAGGTAGGACTATTGGGTTTTTCTCTAGCAAAGGTAACTTGCTTCTACTCAGACGACCACCAACATGCAATAATCCATCAGAACCAAGCTTTGGATCTAGAGACAAAATGGTACTATCTCTAGGTAGGGCCTTACCAACTGAGAGACATTCAACCTCTTTACTGTAAAATTCAAGTTGGACATCACGGTACAATGACAGTTTGACCTCATTCCTTAACTGCACATCCTTAGCTGCAGGACAAAGGTGCCAACCTTTACAAGGCAGGTTCTTGTGGTAAGAAACTGCTATGTGTCTGAGAGTCGACAGGGCTCTAACTAACGTATCAAAGGTAGAGAACTTACTAACTTTTCTAGCAAGCGACTGCCCTACAACAACTTTGGTTGACCTGACTACCACTTCAGGACGAATTTCCTTATCGCAATCTGGTTCCATAAGAGGATAATGCTCAGGATTTGACAGACGTTCCTCTAGAAGGAAATTTGGTCCTACTAACCATGAACTCTGCTTTAGCTGTTCAACACTGGCTCCTCTACTCCCTATGTCTGCTGGGTTTAACTCGGTGGGAACATGGTTCCATTGATTTGGACTGCTAACATGCAAAATCTTTTGAACAcgattactgacatactgatagaaTCGTCTTGTTTTGTTACATATGTAGCCGAGCACCACCCTACTATCTGTGTAAAACACTACCTTGGTTAAACTGACGGCAAGCTGCTCCGACACACATTGGTACAATTGACAGGCTAACACTGCTGCACACAGCTCTAACCTAGGGACACTGTGACCATGCTCTGGGGCCAATTTACTTTTGCCCAACACGAAACCTATTTGTCTATCCCCGTTTGAGGCATTCCCTAGTACATACACCACTGCCGAAATTGCACTAACTGAAGCATCTGCAAACACATGCAACTCAAGTCCAGACATCTCACTTATTGAGCCCTCAAAGTAACTCCTACGAATGTCAAGAGACGTAACCTTAGCTACTTTACTAATCCAGTTTTCCCATTTCCTAGCAATGTCCTGGGGAATAGTTTCATCCCAATCTACCTTAGTAGATACTAATTCTCGAAGGATCAATCTTCCTTCAAGCACTACGGGGGCTAGAAATCCTAGCGGATCGAACAAACTGTTAATTGTTGACAGAATACCTCTCTTTGTGACAGCTTGAGCTGACATGTCTACTTTGAACATGAAACGATCATTTTCTATGCTCCACACAATTCCTAAGCTACGCTGAATTGGTAATTCACCACAATCAAGGTCTACATCTTTTAAACCTTTAGCTAAGTCATCATTGGGAAACTTTTTCAGAACTTCTGGACTATTTGAAGCGATCTTGTGCAAACGCAACTTACTAGCACTCAAATATTTTTGAGTTCTTTGAACTAGATCAACTGCTTTCTCTACTGTTGGCTGCGATGACAACCCATCATCGACATAGAAGTCTCTGTTAACAAACGATTTGACCTCACTATCAGACTCCTCAACAGACTTCCTAAGACAGTACGTGGCAATTGCTGGTGACGGACTGTTTCCGAACACATGCTTACACATACGGTATTCAACTAACTCTTTTGATGGATCATTGTCCAGGAACCAAAAGAATCTAATCAGATTTCTATGACTCTCTTCTACACTGAATGAATAGAACATCT carries:
- the LOC127866301 gene encoding uncharacterized protein LOC127866301; amino-acid sequence: MSDLPEDRVEEASPFSYVGVDVFGPWEVVARRTRGGHAASKRWAVLFTCLVLRAVHIEVLEDLSSSAFTNALRRFVSVRGKVKMYRSDRGTNFVGAIDNIQVTAINVEDESVKGYLKKSGSVWVFNSPHSSHMGGVWERMIGVARRILEAMLLGVKSLSHDVLVTLMAEVSAIINSRPIVPVSNDPEVPDVLSPSALLTQKLECDQVSLGNMDVKDLYRSQWQQVQYLANQFWVRWRKEYLQSLQGRRIWHEDHDPLRVGDVVLLRDAEVARNFWPMARVTRTFPSQDGCVRKVEVCVAKDKQKVFYTRPVVELVLLVSAGSS